A stretch of the Arachis stenosperma cultivar V10309 chromosome 6, arast.V10309.gnm1.PFL2, whole genome shotgun sequence genome encodes the following:
- the LOC130934924 gene encoding uncharacterized protein LOC130934924 → MTLENLPLIMKFKISSKRKLDVNESVEVRSMEEGFQGSWHPGKVVHSGRLHRHVKYDNILLDDEVNYLVEKVTVPKVLDGDSDSSNCNIRGWIRPVPPKREFESRELKFGLCVDVYYEEAWWEGVIFDHCDEKPERSVYFPDLGDEMKIGVHQMRITYDWNEVTGEWQSRGNWVFLEVLEEYERKMFISVSVKQVWYDVRTKKDFAKIREWNFNEKELWKKMVMEVVDDYLRLTLGEVCSSLDLPRSLLRETPEMESVESTANVHCDGTSDNAFGSDDGIAELPTEEGESSNLLNIVQKWPTIQDQGVKTVLQKEPVTPVQEVSTQFNGRKHRKLRSSTQHWEPLKLSKVELCPDVIEEYAQAPKRACPEKARKHLAYLGWEIEWRKHKASDTCYRYRYRSPDKQGVYYSLSRVCKYVAQNSDMNPLPSQNDQSMMQLTADNHLEPILIDQSEKSQDLNDQRAIQLRDDNHLAPICIDQSEKSHDLNILPPVVSSPVDEVADEPEFCPQAVLEYSLNRSAMRGPDMKEGRSKAKRHLLAEGWSYHYANPRNKRQGFVYIPPDKGRNLPTLHAACHYCIEQNVDKWTKLGMQPLNAQDNVDQVWSANLLQKASQWLREERMVPPTEVITSSGSNHSRKRKLLNNTKPSLSKHQRNGLPRRVLRSNKRVQKVSTPSLSHQKPQNVLSWLIDNNILLPRSKVSYKPKGRLCSAEGRISRDGIKCNCCLKVYSLAGFESHASGCSTRRPAASIILEDGRSLLDCLIKTVEDHMTRETMAKPPKYFPKGENDNICSVCHYGGNLILCDQCPSSFHVTCLGVENIPEDDWFCPSCRCAVCGEIEEEEGDFLVCIQCEHKYHFKCLRTKYATNSRRYSKNWFCGRDCEKIYIGLHKLLGEPVSVGINNLTWTLVKYINSESSDPCTTKGYLLPESYSKLNVALSVMHECFEPLKDPSSTRDLMEDVLFSRWSTLNRLNFHGFYTVLLERNEELISAATVRVYGKKVAELPLIGTRLQYRRHGMCRILMNELEKTLMQLGVERLVLPAVPSVVDTWTGSFGFVKMTEFERSQFLDNTFLDFQDTIMCQKLLKIPSPESVLLIESQRRTQHVLPGNKLNFDADLISEVLHQAEETDKEERKNSQIHNNCAGSNDHCSNGAIDIEQVTPVNKPSPEDPPSSIVTQADSNNGSPYKCYYKRRKYTKF, encoded by the exons ATGACATTGGAGAATCTTCCTTTGATCATGAAGTTTAAAATTTCTTCCAAACGAAAGCTTGATGTAAATGAAAGCGTCGAG GTCAGGAGCATGGAGGAAGGCTTTCAGGGATCATGGCACCCGGGGAAAGTTGTCCATTCTGGGAGGCTGCACCGCCATGTCAAATATGATAACATATTACTTGATGATGAGGTGAATTACCTTGTGGAAAAGGTGACTGTTCCGAAGGTATTGGATGGCGATAGCGACTCTTCAAATTGCAACATTCGTGGTTGGATTAGGCCGGTGCCTCCTAAGAGGGAATTTGAAAGTAGGGAACTTAAATTTGGTCTGTGTGTTGATGTGTACTATGAAGAAGCTTGGTGGGAAGGGGTTATATTTGATCACTGTGATGAAAAGCCAGAGAGGAGTGTATATTTTCCTGATTTGGGTGATGAGATGAAGATTGGAGTTCATCAAATGCGGATAACTTATGATTGGAATGAGGTTACTGGGGAGTGGCAGTCGAGAGGGAACTGGGTTTTTCTTGAAGTTCTTGAGGAGTATGAGAGGAAGATGTTTATTTCAGTTTCAGTGAAGCAAGTTTGGTATGATGTAAGGACCAAAAAGGACTTCGCCAAGATTAGGGAATGGAATTTTAATGAGAAAGAGTTATGGAAAAAAATGGTAATGGAGGTAGTTGATGATTACTTAAGGCTTACACTAGGAGAAGTTTGCTCCTCCTTAGATCTTCCAAGGAGTTTATTGAGAGAAACACCGGAGATGGAGTCTGTTGAATCTACGGCTAATGT TCATTGTGATGGTACCTCTGATAATGCATTTGGTTCTGATGATGGGATTGCTGAACTCCCTACGGAAGAAGGTGAGTCATCAAATTTGTTGAACATTGTTCAAAAGTGGCCTACCATTCAGGATCAAGGGGTCAAAACTGTCCTTCAGAAAGAACCAGTTACTCCTGTTCAAGAGGTCTCAACTCAGTTTAATGGAAGAAAACATAGAAAGCTTCGCAGCTCAACTCAACATTGGGAACCTCTCAAATTGTCTAAGGTTGAGTTATGTCCTGATGTTATTGAAGAATATGCACAGGCACCTAAAAGAGCTTGTCCGGAAAAAGCACGAAAACATCTTGCGTATCTTGGATGGGAAATTGAGTGGAGAAAGCATAAAGCAAGCGACACTTGCTATAGGTACAGATATAGGTCGCCTGATAAACAGGGTGTTTACTACTCTCTCAGTCGGGTTTGTAAGTATGTGGCACAGAACTCGGACATGAACCCTTTGCCGTCCCAAAATGATCAGAGTATGATGCAACTTACAGCTGACAATCATCTTGAACCTATTCTTATTGATCAATCAGAAAAGAGTCAGGATCTAAATGATCAGAGGGCGATACAACTTAGAGATGACAATCATCTTGCACCTATTTGTATTGATCAATCAGAAAAGAGTCATGATCTAAATATTTTGCCACCAGTTGTGTCGTCTCCTGTGGATGAAGTTGCAGATGAACCTGAGTTTTGTCCTCAAGCTGTTTTAGAATATAGCTTGAATAGATCTGCAATGCGAGGGCCTGACATGAAAGAGGGTAGGTCCAAAGCAAAGAGGCATCTATTGGCTGAAGGATGGAGCTATCACTATGCAAACCCAAGAAATAAAAGACAAGGGTTTGTGTATATCCCTCCAGACAAGGGAAGAAATCTCCCAACACTCCATGCAGCTTGCCATTATTGTATTGAACAAAATGTTGATAAATGGACCAAGCTCGGAATGCAACCTTTGAATGCACAGGATAATGTTGACCAGGTTTGGAGTGCCAATTTATTGCAGAAAGCGTCCCAATGGCTTCGAGAGGAACGCATGGTACCTCCCACAGAAGTCATAACTTCAAGTGGATCAAACCATAGTCGGAAGCGGAAACTCTTGAACAATACAAAGCCCAGCTTATCTAAGCACCAAAGAAATGGATTACCTCGACGCGTGCTGCGATCAAATAAAAGGGTGCAAAAGGTGTCTACCCCTTCTTTGTCACACCAGAAACCTCAGAATGTACTCTCTTGGTTGATAGACAACAACATTCTGTTGCCAAGGTCTAAGGTTTCTTACAAGCCAAAAGGCAGGCTCTGTTCAGCTGAAGGGAGAATAAGCAGAGATGGAATCAAGTGTAATTGTTGTTTGAAAGTATATAGTCTTGCTGGCTTTGAAAGTCATGCTAGTGGCTGTAGTACACGCAGACCGGCTGCAAGTATTATTTTAGAAGATGGTAGATCACTATTAGATTGCCTGATAAAAACGGTGGAAGATCATATGACAAGGGAAACTATGGCAAAACCACCAAAATATTTTCCTAAAGGCGAGAATGACAATATTTGTTCTGTTTGCCACTATGGTGGGAATCTAATTTTATGCGATCAATGTCCATCTTCATTTCATGTGACATGTCTAGGTGTGGAG AACATTCCTGAAGATGACTGGTTTTGCCCATCATGTCGATGTGCAGTTTGTGGcgaaatagaagaagaggagggAGATTTCCTTGTTTGCATTCAGTGTGAACATAAAT ATCACTTTAAGTGCCTCAGAACTAAATATGCAACTAACTCGAGAAGATATAGTAAAAACTGGTTCTGCGGAAGGGACTGTGAAAAG ATATATATTGGTCTCCATAAGCTACTAGGAGAGCCAGTTTCAGTGGGCATTAAcaatctaacttggacattggtGAAATATATAAACTCTGAGAGTAGTGATCCGTGTACTACTAAAGGTTACTTATTGCCAGAAAGTTACAGCAAACTCAATGTTGCACTCTCAGTGATGCATGAATGTTTTGAGCCCCTAAAGGATCCTTCGTCTACCAGAGATCTCATGGAAGATGTTTTATTCAGTCGATG GTCAACACTTAATCGATTGAATTTCCATGGTTTCTATACCGTACTTCTGGAGAGAAATGAAGAACTGATAAGTGCAGCAACTGTTAG GGTTTACGGAAAGAAGGTAGCAGAATTGCCTCTTATTGGTACCAGATTACAGTATCGTCGACATGGAATGTGCCGCATTTTGATGAATGAGCTTGAAAAG acGCTCATGCAGTTGGGAGTGGAGAGGCTCGTTTTGCCTGCTGTTCCTAGTGTTGTAGACACATGGACTGGTTCTTTTGGCTTTGTAAAGATGACAGAGTTCGAGAGGTCGCAATTCTTGGACAATACTTTTTTAGATTTTCAGGATACCATCATGTGCCAGAAGCTGCTGAAGATTCCATCTCCAGAATCGGTTTTGTTAATAG AGTCCCAACGAAGGACACAGCATGTTTTGCCTGGAAACAAGTTAAATTTTGATGCTGATCTGATATCTGAAGTATTACACCAAGCAGAAGAAACTGACAAGGAAGAGAGAAAGAATTCACAAATCCACAA TAATTGTGCTGGAAGCAATGATCATTGCAGTAATGGTGCCATTGACATTGAGCAAGTCACACCG GTGAATAAACCAAGTCCTGAGGATCCACCGAGCTCTATTGTAACACAAGCTGACAGTAATAATGGCTCACCATACAAGTGCTACTACAAAAGAAGGAAATACACAAAGTTTTAG
- the LOC130935368 gene encoding uncharacterized protein LOC130935368, with product MICTSMLLSLLLWYMKDLSLTNELLHAQIQQCLLQPLNFPKFNSNSAMKNTTTNDTNNFNITWHSQKADNNDHHSFMVPRMMCSILPRKLFSTEENINFLRYQLKKYIRCFTPSGDILFEYHGALKHGRFS from the exons ATGATTTGCACGTCCATGCTTCTAAGTCTTCTTCTTTGGTACATGAAG GATTTGTCGTTGACCAATGAATTACTGCATGCACAGATACAGCAATGCCTCCTTCAACCCTTGAATTTCCCAAAATTCAACTCTAATTCTGCCATGAAGAACACCACCACCAATGATACCAACAATTTCAACATCACCTGGCACTCTCAAAAAGCTGACAACAATGACCACCACTCCTTCATG GTACCTAGAATGATGTGCTCCATCTTACCTAGAAAGCTCTTCTCAACAGAAGAGAACATAAATTTTCTTAGATACCAACTCAAGAAGTACATAAGAT GTTTTACTCCTAGTGGTGACATCCTCTTCGAGTACCATGGGGCTCTTAAACATGGACGATTCTCATAG